The proteins below are encoded in one region of Planctopirus limnophila DSM 3776:
- a CDS encoding DUF1559 domain-containing protein, translating into MSHFPRLNRRGFTLIELLVVIAIIAILIALLLPAVQQAREAARRTQCRNNLKQLGLALHNYHDTFGMFAPRQAGPGIPLGGQPESHLRSRISGMVSLLPYLDQTPLYQQIQTGTQVPWAGGTYWVRDLPAIMCPSDTLSGPPAGGLIGRYNYMFCSGDSISSSGGNGSSATPIVVQSRGMFGSLVCYGVRDALDGTSNTIAMAEGVRPTGTNTRGMVSATAGIANPAACTALFDRATGTFPGGGWTGDTSWGYRWGDGGGFFNGFTTAIAPNGPSCTQNAGHSHWNGTVNTAGSRHTGGAHALMTDGAVRFISENINTGDQSAAWMGSTAGGPSPYGVWGALGSRAGGETTGEF; encoded by the coding sequence ATGTCCCATTTCCCCCGTCTTAACCGCAGAGGGTTCACACTCATTGAACTCCTCGTTGTGATCGCGATTATTGCGATCCTGATTGCCCTGCTTCTACCTGCCGTTCAGCAGGCCCGTGAAGCGGCTCGCCGCACGCAGTGCCGCAACAACCTCAAGCAATTGGGTCTGGCCCTCCACAACTACCACGACACTTTTGGTATGTTCGCCCCAAGGCAGGCAGGTCCCGGGATTCCACTGGGTGGTCAGCCTGAATCTCACCTGCGTTCACGAATTAGTGGGATGGTGAGCCTGTTGCCATATCTTGACCAGACCCCTCTCTACCAGCAGATTCAGACAGGAACTCAGGTTCCCTGGGCCGGCGGAACTTACTGGGTGCGCGATCTGCCCGCTATCATGTGTCCATCAGACACGCTGTCTGGCCCACCGGCAGGTGGTCTGATTGGCCGGTACAATTATATGTTCTGCAGCGGTGACAGCATTTCTTCATCGGGTGGAAATGGAAGTTCAGCCACTCCAATTGTGGTTCAATCCCGCGGCATGTTCGGCTCCCTTGTCTGCTACGGTGTTCGCGACGCCCTTGATGGTACCAGCAATACCATTGCGATGGCCGAAGGTGTTCGACCTACCGGTACCAACACCCGCGGTATGGTCTCAGCCACTGCCGGTATTGCTAACCCGGCAGCCTGCACGGCTCTCTTCGACCGGGCCACAGGGACGTTCCCTGGTGGTGGCTGGACGGGCGATACTTCGTGGGGTTATCGCTGGGGTGATGGAGGCGGCTTCTTTAATGGCTTCACCACCGCCATTGCTCCCAATGGCCCTTCCTGCACGCAGAATGCTGGCCACAGCCACTGGAACGGCACTGTCAACACGGCTGGCAGCCGACACACAGGCGGAGCCCATGCTCTCATGACTGATGGTGCCGTCCGGTTCATCAGCGAAAACATCAACACTGGCGATCAGTCCGCCGCCTGGATGGGCTCGACCGCTGGCGGCCCATCGCCTTACGGCGTCTGGGGCGCCCTTGGCTCTCGCGCTGGTGGCGAAACCACAGGTGAGTTCTAA
- a CDS encoding glutamine--tRNA ligase/YqeY domain fusion protein yields MSTDPTTPPAAPTNFIHEIIDGHNASGRFGGKVHTRFPPEPNGYLHIGHAKSICLNFGIAKKYGGKCNLRFDDTNPTKEDIEYVNSIQEDVRWLGFEWDGLYYASDYFEQIYQWAELLIEKGKAYVDSSTLDEIREQRGTVTQPGIANQYRSRSVKENLDLFRRMRAGEFPDGAHVLRAKIDMAHTNMLLRDPVIYRIRHAHHHRTGDAWCLYPMYDFAHGYSDSIEGITHSICTLEFEIHRPLYDWLIEAVGIYHPQQIEFARLNLTYTVMSKRKLLELVEAKIVSGWDDPRMPTIAGIRRRGYTPAAMRDFCETIGVTRFNGMTDLVVLENAVRNDLNKSAPRVMGVLKPLKIVLTNYPEGQTEEFDCINNPEDPSAGSRKVPFSRELYIERDDFMEDPPKQFFRLAPGREVRLRWAYVIKCEEAVKDPATGEIVELRCTYDPETKGGNTPDGRKIKSTIHWVSAPHALSTEVRLYSPLFSVEDLASIPETEDWKTYLSPTSLVVIPDAKLEPSVKTQAVGYRCQFERLGYFCLDRDSTSEKLVFNRTVTLKDEWAKIQKKGG; encoded by the coding sequence ATGTCGACGGATCCGACAACTCCTCCCGCCGCCCCTACCAACTTCATCCACGAGATCATCGATGGCCATAACGCCTCGGGGCGCTTCGGCGGAAAAGTGCACACCCGCTTTCCACCAGAACCCAATGGCTACCTGCACATTGGCCACGCCAAGTCGATCTGCCTGAACTTCGGCATCGCCAAAAAGTACGGCGGCAAATGCAATCTCCGCTTCGACGACACGAACCCCACCAAAGAAGACATCGAGTACGTCAACTCGATTCAGGAAGACGTCCGCTGGCTGGGCTTTGAATGGGACGGCCTGTACTACGCCAGCGATTACTTCGAACAGATCTACCAGTGGGCGGAATTGCTCATTGAAAAGGGTAAGGCATATGTCGACAGCTCGACACTCGACGAGATTCGCGAACAGCGCGGGACAGTGACTCAGCCTGGTATCGCGAATCAGTATCGCAGTCGGTCGGTCAAGGAAAACCTGGATCTCTTCCGCCGCATGCGGGCCGGTGAATTCCCGGATGGTGCGCATGTGCTGCGGGCGAAGATCGATATGGCCCATACCAACATGCTGCTGCGCGACCCGGTCATCTATCGCATCCGGCACGCCCACCATCACCGCACAGGGGATGCCTGGTGTCTGTACCCGATGTACGACTTCGCTCATGGTTACAGCGATTCCATCGAAGGGATCACTCATTCGATCTGCACGCTCGAATTTGAAATCCACCGGCCACTCTACGACTGGCTGATTGAAGCCGTCGGGATCTATCACCCCCAGCAGATCGAGTTTGCCCGGCTGAATCTCACTTACACCGTGATGAGCAAGCGCAAATTGCTCGAACTGGTCGAGGCGAAGATTGTCAGCGGCTGGGACGACCCCCGTATGCCCACCATCGCCGGTATCCGCCGGCGCGGCTACACACCGGCTGCGATGCGCGACTTCTGCGAAACGATCGGCGTCACCCGCTTTAACGGGATGACCGATCTCGTGGTGCTGGAGAATGCCGTCCGGAATGATTTGAACAAATCCGCCCCGCGTGTGATGGGTGTGTTGAAACCGCTCAAGATCGTGCTGACGAACTATCCCGAAGGTCAGACCGAAGAGTTCGACTGCATCAATAACCCGGAAGATCCGTCGGCTGGCAGCCGGAAGGTGCCGTTCAGCCGGGAGTTGTATATCGAGCGGGATGACTTTATGGAAGATCCCCCCAAGCAGTTCTTCCGTCTGGCCCCCGGCCGGGAAGTGCGGCTGCGCTGGGCCTATGTCATCAAGTGCGAAGAGGCGGTCAAGGATCCCGCGACGGGCGAGATCGTCGAGCTGCGCTGCACTTATGATCCTGAGACCAAGGGAGGGAACACACCCGACGGAAGGAAGATCAAATCGACGATCCACTGGGTCTCGGCCCCGCACGCCTTGAGCACGGAAGTGCGGCTCTACAGCCCGCTCTTCAGTGTCGAGGATCTGGCCTCGATCCCCGAGACCGAGGACTGGAAGACCTACCTCAGCCCGACGTCGCTGGTGGTAATCCCCGATGCGAAGCTGGAACCTTCGGTGAAGACGCAAGCCGTCGGCTACCGCTGCCAATTCGAACGCCTCGGCTACTTCTGCCTCGACCGCGACAGCACGAGCGAAAAGCTGGTCTTCAACCGCACCGTGACGTTGAAGGATGAATGGGCCAAGATCCAGAAGAAGGGCGGTTGA
- a CDS encoding MarR family winged helix-turn-helix transcriptional regulator: protein MEHLPITPMLSADQVLELLFRTSHVLKMELDSQLGEWNMTEARHGLMKLLVDRHPDGLLQTELARLLMQSESNISMLVDRLQADGILERITPKGDRRKRLLCLTPAGLELWNVVEHVRQRWAESCFRSLGEDRKIQLGVWLKSILREVRPEEVPALPAARFWRREAS from the coding sequence GTGGAACATCTCCCGATCACTCCCATGCTCTCGGCAGATCAAGTGCTGGAGCTGCTCTTTCGCACATCGCATGTGTTGAAAATGGAGCTGGATTCTCAACTCGGCGAATGGAACATGACTGAGGCCCGCCATGGGCTGATGAAGCTGCTGGTGGATCGCCATCCCGATGGGCTCCTGCAAACAGAACTGGCCCGGCTGCTCATGCAGTCGGAATCGAACATCTCGATGCTGGTCGATCGATTGCAGGCCGACGGCATTCTCGAACGCATTACACCCAAGGGTGATCGCCGCAAACGATTACTCTGTCTGACACCGGCTGGGCTCGAACTGTGGAACGTGGTCGAGCATGTCCGTCAGCGGTGGGCCGAATCGTGCTTCCGCAGTCTGGGGGAAGATCGAAAAATCCAACTGGGCGTCTGGCTGAAGTCGATTCTGAGAGAAGTGCGTCCTGAAGAAGTTCCTGCACTTCCAGCAGCCAGATTCTGGCGACGGGAGGCTTCCTGA
- the glgP gene encoding alpha-glucan family phosphorylase produces the protein MAKTFRDKLCALARNYWWCWQPDVTSIFRDLDAAKWRELDHNPVLLLESLTEDLLEQRARESVLHSRVNYAYRRCEEYLHDKNTWGALNAGILGQKPVAYFSAEFGIHESLPNYSGGLGVLAGDHLKSASDLGVPLVAVGLLYNEGYFSQQIDEDGWQREIYDPVSNHRLPIQKAKGLDGKDVIVKVDTRTGSIYAQAWQVNVGRVRLFLLDTNIEQNTPEDRRLTARLYGGDVRIRIRQEVILGIGGVRALAQMGIVPNVVHMNEGHSAFATLELIRQRMNDDGMSFTDAMRETTEMCVFTTHTPVPAGHDRFGYDMIDEHLGPTADQLGIGTVGLIGLGRVNVADANEPFTMTVLAFKCSRRANGVSALHGMVSRRMWTGLWPNKAEHEIPIGHITNGVHLGTWLAPQLAEVYNRVLPPDWKQRSGEADTWKNFESISSGEFWEAHEALKQRLIAMVRRRMITRAQRLNHDKKELIELESLLNPEALTIGFARRFAPYKRADLVLKDVAQLAGIVADSERPVQLIFAGKSHPADDFGKGILQRIFKMSQDPAFKGKVVLVENYDMNLARHLVQGVDVWLNNPRRPLEASGTSGQKVVLNGGLNCSILDGWWAEAYDGLNGFAIGNGRIHSNQEIQDERDAKSLMKVLQEEVIPLFYDRDEHGQPHNWIKHMKRSVRTLGWRFNSDRQVMDYVMKGYIPAAGGEYCEMDRFH, from the coding sequence ATGGCCAAGACATTTCGGGACAAGCTCTGCGCATTGGCACGCAATTACTGGTGGTGCTGGCAACCAGATGTGACCTCGATCTTTCGTGATCTCGACGCTGCCAAGTGGCGCGAACTCGATCACAACCCGGTTCTGCTGCTGGAGAGTTTGACGGAAGATCTCCTCGAACAGCGGGCTCGCGAGTCTGTGCTGCATTCACGCGTCAACTACGCTTACCGCCGGTGCGAAGAATACCTGCACGATAAGAATACGTGGGGGGCGCTCAATGCCGGTATTCTGGGTCAGAAGCCGGTGGCCTATTTCTCGGCTGAGTTCGGCATTCACGAATCGCTGCCCAATTACTCCGGTGGTCTGGGTGTGCTGGCCGGGGATCATCTCAAGAGTGCATCTGACCTGGGTGTTCCTCTGGTGGCGGTGGGGCTCCTTTATAATGAGGGCTATTTCTCGCAGCAGATCGATGAAGATGGCTGGCAGCGCGAAATTTATGATCCTGTCAGTAATCACCGGCTCCCCATCCAGAAAGCCAAAGGTCTGGATGGCAAGGATGTGATCGTCAAAGTGGATACCCGCACGGGTTCAATCTACGCGCAGGCCTGGCAAGTCAATGTGGGCCGCGTGCGTCTGTTCCTGCTGGATACGAATATCGAGCAGAACACACCCGAAGATCGCCGCCTGACAGCCCGTCTTTACGGCGGTGACGTGCGGATTCGTATCCGTCAGGAAGTCATCCTCGGGATTGGTGGCGTGCGTGCTTTGGCACAGATGGGGATTGTTCCCAATGTTGTCCATATGAACGAAGGCCACTCGGCTTTTGCCACACTCGAACTCATTCGCCAGCGGATGAATGATGATGGCATGTCCTTTACAGACGCCATGCGTGAAACGACGGAAATGTGTGTCTTCACCACACATACGCCCGTGCCCGCAGGTCATGACCGTTTCGGTTACGACATGATCGACGAGCACCTGGGGCCAACGGCTGATCAACTGGGTATTGGCACGGTGGGGCTGATTGGTTTGGGCCGCGTGAATGTGGCTGATGCCAATGAGCCATTTACCATGACAGTGCTGGCATTCAAGTGCAGTCGCCGGGCGAACGGGGTTTCGGCATTGCATGGTATGGTGAGTCGCCGCATGTGGACGGGCTTGTGGCCCAATAAAGCCGAGCACGAAATCCCCATTGGTCACATTACGAACGGTGTGCACCTGGGGACGTGGCTGGCGCCGCAGCTGGCCGAAGTCTACAACCGCGTGCTGCCACCGGATTGGAAGCAGCGCAGTGGTGAAGCCGACACCTGGAAGAACTTTGAGAGCATTTCGAGCGGGGAATTCTGGGAAGCTCACGAAGCTCTCAAGCAGCGTCTGATTGCGATGGTTCGCCGCCGGATGATCACTCGTGCTCAAAGGCTCAACCACGACAAGAAAGAGTTGATCGAGCTGGAATCGCTGCTGAATCCGGAAGCATTAACGATTGGTTTTGCCCGCCGGTTTGCTCCCTACAAGCGAGCCGATCTGGTGCTGAAAGACGTGGCTCAGCTGGCAGGGATCGTGGCCGATTCCGAGCGTCCTGTGCAACTGATTTTCGCTGGTAAGAGCCACCCGGCCGACGATTTCGGCAAGGGGATCTTGCAGCGGATCTTCAAGATGTCGCAAGACCCGGCGTTCAAGGGGAAAGTGGTTCTCGTCGAGAACTACGATATGAACCTGGCCCGGCACCTTGTTCAAGGTGTGGATGTGTGGCTCAATAACCCACGACGTCCTCTGGAAGCTTCGGGGACGAGTGGTCAGAAGGTGGTCCTCAATGGTGGCCTTAACTGCTCGATTCTCGATGGCTGGTGGGCGGAGGCTTACGATGGTCTCAACGGTTTCGCGATTGGGAATGGTCGTATTCATTCGAACCAGGAAATTCAGGATGAGCGCGATGCGAAGTCGCTGATGAAGGTTCTTCAGGAAGAAGTGATTCCGCTCTTCTACGACCGCGACGAGCATGGCCAGCCACACAACTGGATCAAGCACATGAAGCGGTCAGTCCGTACCCTTGGCTGGCGATTCAACAGCGATCGTCAGGTTATGGATTACGTAATGAAGGGCTACATTCCCGCAGCAGGTGGCGAGTACTGCGAAATGGACCGCTTCCACTAA
- a CDS encoding FMN-binding negative transcriptional regulator: MYTPSYFEETRVGVLHDLIERHSLGVLVTHGGGGLDANHLPFDLQRDGGPLGVLHCHVARVNPVWRELSDGDEVLVVFRAGEAYISPNWYPSKHERHKQVPTWNYIVAHAHGKVTIRDNAEYIRGVVERLTCRHEASQAIPWSMSDSSESFINTLLQGIVGIEIQVTRLIGKSKLSQNKEVRDILGAGEALQALGEQHISAAMLDHARTMGEPGTT, from the coding sequence ATGTATACGCCGTCGTACTTCGAGGAGACGCGGGTGGGAGTTCTGCACGATTTGATCGAGCGGCACTCGCTCGGCGTGCTCGTCACGCATGGCGGCGGCGGGTTGGATGCGAATCATCTGCCGTTCGATTTGCAACGCGACGGGGGGCCGTTGGGTGTGCTGCATTGCCATGTCGCGCGGGTCAATCCGGTCTGGCGGGAGCTATCTGACGGCGACGAGGTGCTGGTCGTCTTCCGGGCGGGGGAGGCCTATATATCGCCCAACTGGTATCCCAGCAAGCACGAACGCCACAAGCAGGTTCCCACCTGGAACTACATCGTCGCGCACGCCCATGGGAAGGTGACCATCCGCGACAACGCTGAGTACATCCGGGGAGTCGTCGAGCGGTTGACCTGCCGGCACGAAGCGTCGCAGGCCATCCCGTGGAGCATGAGCGACAGTTCCGAAAGCTTCATCAACACGCTCCTCCAGGGGATCGTCGGCATCGAGATCCAAGTCACCCGCCTGATTGGCAAATCGAAGCTGAGCCAGAACAAGGAGGTGCGGGACATCCTCGGTGCGGGGGAAGCGCTCCAGGCGCTGGGAGAACAGCATATTAGTGCGGCGATGCTGGATCATGCTCGCACAATGGGGGAACCGGGAACAACGTGA
- a CDS encoding rhodanese-like domain-containing protein, with protein MTEELPLETNCSLVKQWLDEGKPFLLIDCREPDEHLIVHLEAALLLPMSQLQERVSELAGQKENDIVVHCHHGGRSLRVAQWLRQQGFPKAVSMAGGIDHWATAIDPTLPRY; from the coding sequence ATGACTGAAGAACTCCCACTCGAAACGAACTGTTCCCTCGTTAAGCAGTGGCTTGACGAAGGAAAGCCATTTTTACTGATCGACTGTCGCGAACCGGATGAACATCTGATTGTGCATCTCGAAGCAGCACTGCTGCTACCGATGAGTCAGTTACAGGAACGAGTGAGCGAACTTGCCGGGCAGAAGGAAAACGACATTGTCGTGCATTGCCACCATGGTGGCAGGAGCCTGCGCGTGGCCCAATGGCTCAGGCAGCAGGGTTTTCCGAAGGCTGTGAGTATGGCTGGTGGAATCGATCACTGGGCAACGGCCATCGATCCGACACTCCCTCGCTATTAA
- a CDS encoding TolC family protein → MSSKSRAKYGPRPARTAGLSTRAAIVAVLSSALLVSLCTGCSRNYWRTQADFDTYNEVLKKTRDPRWDLPRVTVEADPRSRFFDPFDPDHEPLPPDDPAAAQYMVRASGWNGYKSWHKLGESLTVENPQWLANFGFSPEMIPGKSNEFLATEKQAADVLDEETPGPLPMNAPNGMTPGQSAQGSPASSQIAALGAGSKATTQKSAIQLVNHEVMEVAQGGAELPPPPVPPVPNADPFPEVPGAAPAANEGNMPAMLPGANADGQVAQNTDDPITTGRQVPTIDRLTLEQAIELANLNNRTYQSIIEDVYLAALDLTFQQFQFNVRYLGFSGEPNGGLEYRNTPGGPNNLAMNGRFGVSQLLPTGGQWVAELTNNTLWLFSGPNQTASVSVLSYSLVQPLLLGAGRKVVMENLTQQERQVLYSVRTLARYRKIFFSDTVINGPGGGFLGLLRQYQQVRNQKDNIQALIVQVERLRALNSAKPQVFLQRVEPFPVDLNPPAEFAAQLVLNPARLEVGWRGPMTAEMRDRLMALSTSTAWREAINNAYRQLETETISLDIAQLVTRLANSENALRSAERSFQDNLDQFKLQLGVPTDFQISIKTDILKQFELIDPLLNARENEVIAFVNDVSLLDDSVVDVATLERVTSLFDEMMDRIEKDSLETVRIDFERVAANEAYRLAHLPTLNQREQYRKNLERDAQIFASQLKDFAGIRERIDIVRSRPANTPWTPAQWRDAVFEIKNCREDLLQVTQSLKVVQLGLRVELIKLADFDLAFDQVVELAMENRLDLMNQRAFVVDSRRQMEVAANRLQAQVNLVAEGDVGTSGGNKPFDFRGTNSQYRAGVQVTAPLDQIIERNNYRESQINYQRARRAYMALEDDVKADVRAEWRQLSVLRQNFETARQTLRFSAMQLDLAIENNNAPTNAAAAGNAGRTNQGGNTGLNLLNALNAILGAQNDLIGIWVDYERNRINIYRDMDIMQVDERGIWIDDIYQNRTSPAASDNNEPAYDTASLPPTAALLVSVGTEELLQRERSSRVRTGRISLPAPGVVAAVSGYGNGSTADSSFDQRNSGAIQQVRFEEPSRSASNSHPVFDSRSTQTGTGQEAQRGLGQMDRTDTPAGSRSGWRPRVPTVRDDQSRP, encoded by the coding sequence ATGTCTAGCAAGTCGCGAGCAAAATACGGGCCTCGTCCCGCGCGAACAGCAGGGCTTTCGACACGCGCCGCCATTGTCGCAGTGCTCAGTTCAGCGCTGTTGGTAAGTCTGTGCACAGGCTGCTCGCGAAACTACTGGCGGACTCAGGCCGATTTCGACACTTACAACGAAGTTCTCAAGAAGACGCGCGATCCGCGCTGGGATCTGCCGCGAGTGACTGTGGAAGCTGATCCTCGCAGCCGGTTTTTTGATCCATTTGACCCGGATCATGAGCCGTTGCCGCCCGATGATCCTGCGGCTGCGCAGTACATGGTGCGCGCCAGTGGTTGGAATGGCTACAAAAGCTGGCACAAGCTGGGTGAATCGCTCACCGTCGAAAACCCGCAATGGCTGGCAAACTTTGGCTTCTCACCGGAGATGATTCCCGGGAAGAGCAATGAGTTTCTGGCCACGGAAAAGCAGGCGGCTGATGTGCTCGATGAAGAGACACCCGGCCCGCTCCCGATGAATGCTCCTAATGGCATGACACCTGGACAATCAGCCCAGGGCTCGCCAGCAAGCAGTCAAATCGCAGCGCTGGGTGCAGGATCGAAAGCAACGACACAAAAGTCAGCGATTCAACTGGTGAATCACGAAGTGATGGAAGTGGCTCAGGGCGGGGCGGAATTGCCACCACCACCTGTGCCACCAGTTCCCAATGCTGACCCGTTCCCGGAAGTTCCTGGTGCTGCACCTGCAGCGAACGAGGGGAACATGCCCGCCATGTTGCCGGGAGCCAATGCTGATGGTCAGGTCGCTCAGAACACAGATGATCCCATCACGACCGGCCGGCAGGTTCCGACCATTGATCGACTCACTCTGGAGCAGGCGATTGAACTGGCGAATCTGAATAACCGCACGTACCAGTCGATTATTGAAGATGTTTATCTGGCGGCACTGGATCTGACATTTCAGCAGTTCCAGTTCAACGTGCGCTATCTGGGCTTCAGTGGTGAACCGAATGGTGGGCTGGAGTATCGCAACACGCCGGGCGGGCCCAATAATCTCGCGATGAACGGGCGATTTGGAGTCAGCCAGTTGCTCCCCACCGGGGGCCAGTGGGTGGCTGAGTTAACGAACAATACGTTGTGGCTGTTCTCGGGGCCTAATCAGACAGCCAGCGTCTCGGTGTTGAGTTATTCGCTGGTGCAGCCTCTACTTCTGGGTGCTGGTCGAAAAGTGGTCATGGAAAACCTGACGCAGCAGGAACGTCAGGTGCTCTATTCTGTCCGAACTCTGGCGCGCTATCGGAAGATCTTCTTCAGCGATACGGTCATCAACGGGCCGGGTGGCGGCTTTCTGGGGCTCTTGCGTCAGTATCAGCAGGTGCGTAACCAGAAAGACAACATTCAGGCGTTGATTGTGCAGGTCGAACGATTGCGGGCTTTGAACTCGGCCAAGCCTCAGGTCTTTTTGCAACGCGTTGAACCGTTCCCTGTCGATCTCAATCCCCCCGCTGAGTTTGCAGCACAGCTCGTGTTGAACCCGGCTCGATTAGAAGTGGGCTGGCGCGGCCCGATGACTGCCGAAATGCGTGATCGGCTGATGGCACTCTCCACCAGTACTGCCTGGCGTGAAGCGATCAACAATGCCTACCGTCAGCTCGAGACCGAAACCATCAGCCTCGATATCGCACAGCTCGTCACCCGATTGGCGAACTCCGAAAACGCACTTCGGTCGGCAGAGCGTTCCTTTCAGGACAATCTTGATCAGTTCAAGCTGCAGCTCGGCGTTCCGACCGATTTCCAGATCTCGATCAAGACCGATATTCTCAAACAGTTCGAGTTGATTGATCCTCTGCTGAATGCCCGCGAAAACGAAGTGATCGCTTTCGTGAATGATGTCAGCCTGCTGGATGATTCCGTCGTTGATGTGGCCACGCTGGAACGCGTCACCAGCCTCTTCGATGAGATGATGGATCGGATTGAGAAAGACAGCTTAGAGACGGTTCGCATCGATTTTGAACGTGTGGCAGCGAACGAGGCTTATCGACTGGCTCATTTGCCGACGCTGAATCAACGGGAACAATACCGCAAGAACCTGGAGCGCGACGCTCAGATTTTTGCCTCACAACTGAAAGATTTCGCCGGTATTCGAGAACGTATTGATATTGTCCGCAGCCGACCAGCCAATACTCCGTGGACACCTGCACAATGGCGGGATGCGGTTTTTGAAATTAAGAACTGCCGCGAAGATTTATTACAGGTGACACAGAGTCTGAAAGTGGTTCAACTGGGTTTAAGAGTGGAGCTGATCAAGCTGGCCGATTTCGACCTGGCATTTGATCAGGTGGTCGAACTGGCCATGGAGAACCGGCTCGATCTCATGAACCAGCGAGCCTTTGTGGTCGACAGCCGGCGGCAGATGGAAGTGGCTGCCAACCGCCTCCAGGCTCAGGTCAATCTGGTGGCAGAAGGAGATGTTGGAACATCTGGCGGGAATAAACCGTTCGATTTTCGAGGAACAAACAGCCAGTACCGCGCGGGTGTTCAGGTTACTGCGCCGCTCGATCAAATTATTGAGCGGAACAATTATCGCGAATCGCAGATTAATTATCAGAGAGCCCGTCGTGCGTACATGGCTCTGGAAGACGATGTGAAAGCTGATGTTCGTGCCGAGTGGCGGCAACTCTCTGTTTTGAGGCAAAACTTCGAAACAGCCCGGCAAACACTCCGTTTTTCGGCCATGCAGCTCGATCTTGCTATTGAGAACAATAACGCTCCGACGAATGCGGCTGCCGCCGGGAATGCCGGTCGTACCAATCAGGGCGGAAATACAGGTTTGAACCTGCTGAATGCCTTGAATGCGATTCTGGGTGCTCAGAACGACTTGATTGGAATCTGGGTCGATTACGAACGGAATCGCATTAACATTTACCGTGACATGGATATCATGCAGGTGGATGAACGGGGAATCTGGATAGACGATATCTACCAGAACCGGACATCTCCTGCCGCATCTGATAACAACGAGCCCGCCTATGACACCGCCAGCCTCCCCCCAACAGCCGCACTCCTCGTCTCCGTGGGAACTGAAGAGCTCCTCCAGCGGGAGCGAAGTTCCCGCGTTCGAACTGGGCGAATCAGCCTCCCTGCACCCGGCGTCGTCGCCGCGGTCAGTGGATACGGAAACGGCTCCACAGCGGACAGCAGCTTTGACCAGCGAAACTCTGGTGCCATCCAGCAAGTCCGCTTCGAAGAACCCTCCCGCAGCGCCAGCAACTCCCATCCGGTCTTCGACAGTCGAAGCACCCAAACGGGAACTGGCCAAGAAGCGCAAAGGGGGCTGGGGCAAATGGATCGCACTGACACTCCTGCTGGCAGCCGGAGTGGGTGGCGCCCTCGCGTTCCCACAGTTCGGGATGATCAAAGCCGCCCCTGA